In the genome of Parus major isolate Abel chromosome 3, Parus_major1.1, whole genome shotgun sequence, the window TCAGCATGATCCTACTCTTCAGGCATAGGAAACTACTAAACTGGGATGTAAATGGtctttttagaaaaatctcATAGTGATTGACTGTCCCTGTTCAATTAAAGTTCTATCTCTCTTCATACTCTCACACAGAAGATTCAAATGACCCTGTCTGGTCATTTAGAAAATTACTGTCCAGGGCAACAGCCTTTTCTGGCATTAGTATTCTAAAATCCTAGAATCATTTAGTTTTGAgaagtccagccattaacctGACActcaagtccaccactaaaccatgttcctGAGTTCCACATCGccacatcttttaaattaaatattttcagggatGGTGGGTCAACCACGTCCCTGGGCAgtttgttccagtgcttgacaaccctttccatgaagaaattttttctagTATCCAATATAGTCCTCCCCTGGTAcagcttaaggccatttcctttcctttcttatCACTTGTTACATGGGAGAAGAAACCAACCCCAACCTAGCagcaacctcctttcaggcagttgcaGAGAGCTACAAGGTCCTCCCTGGACTAAACACCCTCggcttcctcagctgctcctttcacacttgtgctccagatccttcatcagctccactgccctcctctggacatgctccagcacatccagtcccaccccttGTGGCGAGAAACACAAACAGAcacagcatttgaggtgtggcctcaccagcGCTGAGTGCAGGTGGataatcactgccctggtcctgctggccactcCATTGCTGATATAGaccaggatgccactggcccTCTTGACCACCTGGCCACACTgtggctcatgttcagctgctgttgaccagcacccccagctccttttgCTCTTGGCCACTTTGCAGCCACTCTTgcccagcctgtagcactgcaagggttgttgtgacccaagggcaggacccagcacttggccttgttgaccCTCACACAACTGGCCTCAGCATCagtccagcctgtccagatccctctgcagagccttcctgccctgcagcaggtcAGCACTTCTGCCcaacttggtgtcatctgtGAACTGAATGAGAGTGCACCTGgtcccctcatccagatcattgataaagacattaaacaggactggccccagtagtgagccctggggagccccaTCAGTGACTGGCCTCCAGCTGGATATAACTCCACTTACCACCCCTCTCTTGACCATCCAAACCATTTTTAACCCAGTGTACCTATTCCAGCCAGTTTCCCCAGGAGAAAGCTGTGGGAAATGGCATCAAAGGTTTTACTAGTCTGGGCAGACAatatccacagcctttccctcgCCCTGTGGAagaaggagatcaggttggccaagcaggacctgcctttcagGAAGGTCAGCTGAATATACCAAACTGATGTTTGTAGGAGACTGCATTCTGTCTTTTACAGAagagcttttttgttttgtgtaaatGCTCTTCTGAGtgtcaaataaaattttttcaGTGCTCAAATCTGTACTCCAAATTTTACTGTATACAGAgtagtgtatttttttaaaagatgtagtaatttaaattttacaagAAGATTCTTTGAATCATTCCAAATTAGactattgaaatatttttagattttaagtCTAGATTTAAGTCATTTAATGGCCTTTCTCTTCTTACAGGATTGTTAAGACACGTGTTAAAAATGgaattccttgttttgaaaTTGAATGGCAAAAACCAGGTGGGTCTGGTTTCTATGTACGTTATGGAACAAAACATTCcatagaaaaagataaaatcaagCTTTAAAAGAGGACAAGAGTTTCGCAACACTCTGAGGCAATGGAATGTGGGTGAGATTGGAAACAGTGTATCGAGTTTCACACACCCTGAGAGGAAAAAcaatgctttaaagaaaaaaaaaatacctagaAAGCAAGGGACTCCATCTTCAGCTACTTTTTCTGGTACATGTAAATAAGACCTGAACTGTGTATTTCATACCTTATTTCACTATGTACCAGAAGCTATCACTGTTTACTAGCTAGAAAATTTTCTGTCCTGCCAAACTCCTCCCTGTTGTCTCTCTGTGCCAGGAGACTGGCAGGAAGAAAAGGACTTATAGATAAATCTCAAATATTATGCTATTGACTTTTTATGTACATTCTTTGTACTCAAATctttgctgtttggtttttcattCCCTACTTTGACATCTGTATATTTGTATCTAAAgtacattcattattttttcagaacattatgTTGATCCAGAAGATGAGCCTGTGGAGTTGTTTGTAGTCACAGTAGAAGAAGAGTCTTTGTTTCAGGCTGCTTATCCTGATGTTGTTTCCCTCTATCAAGtggaaaaggcagaatttcttcagaagaaacagaaaagtaagTACAGAAACTTATTTCTTATGAATTTGTGTCTTGCCAGAAtgcaaaaaaacatttctcccATCTTGAGCAATATCATGCCAAAACAAGATGAGTCCCTCACAGGGACTGTGCTTTAATCTATTTTATACTTTTGCACTAAGAAGTATGAACTGTGATTTATATGCTATTCAAAgtgcactttttatttttcttttcagaaaagaaagacagaccagaagaaaaggaattacCAAATGCTTATGATGAAGTTACCAATCTTCTGtctcaaattaatttaaagccTAAATACAGAATTCTTCCTGTGCAACACTCCATGTTAGATACAAAAGCTCCCCCAGAAAATCAGACACAGCAGAGAAGTGTTGGATCAAAAGATGTAGTATTACCTTCAGCTTCCTGCATAACAACAGTTCACGTGTCagcatcagcagctgctcttgctGACTTATCTGTGCCTTCACAATGCACTAAGTATTCAGGGATatcatcctcttcctctgtACCAGCAGGTCTGCAACTGAGCACTACTGATGGGAAAGGAACTTCCTTCAGCACTTCACCAGCCTATGGAGGTGATGATGGTGATCCAGGAGCTCACTTAAACACGTGCATAAAGCACTCACATCACCTAAGTCACAAAACAGTAAGAAGTAGCTCAGAATGTTCTGACATTGCACAGCCTGATCTGCATTCTGATAGTGAAGATGACTTGTTCTCAAATGATGCTATGCAACAACTTCAGGAGTGGTCTTTAAGTGAGCGAATACTTAAGAAGGCTCCCATTCCATCACAGCCTTTGTCTGAAGATGTAGTGCAACTGGAATCTTTGAattgttttaaacaaacaaaagaaacattgAATCCTGATAGAAATCATGTTTCTTCCTCATGTCAATTAAATAACCTAGTGCAGGAAAGTAAAAAAGTTCTGTCAGAAAACTCTGCAAGTGAATCCAGCATATGTATCTATCAAGATGtgcacaaaaaaaccaacatccTGGCTGAAATGgtgcaaaaaaacccttataTAAGAAGTGGTTCAGCATCACTAGCCTTCAGTGGGCAAACAACAGAGACACTTCATCCTGGGTGTGAAATGCTTCCAGCATCTCAAAAGCCAGCAGGTGCAACTGGCTGTCACATTAAAGAAGCTTGTACTGAAACTACTTGGaaagcttcttttaaaaagagtgTCTGTCAGAACAGATGTTCTAGTGAAGACAGTGATGATGGGCACATGGATAAAATCCAGGTTTTtgagcagcagaaaaggcaaCTGAACCCTGGccagtttaaaaaatgttttacaaagaaaaggagTAGTGTTGTTACTAGCAAAAGGACAAACAGTGACTCTGCCCTTACAATTAAAGGGAACAAGAATACCACCAATTTAAAGAAAGCTGTTAATAGTGTCTCAATGCCAGTATCTCTGAAACCATCCTCTCTAGAGGAAGTTAATTGTTCCCAAAGTCCAGAGCAACCAATTGAAAGATCGGGTTCTGATCCCACACAGCAAGACAAAAGTGCTGTTCTGACTTACGCGTGGGCAGACAGTCCCCTTCCCCTGTCTGAAAGACTGAAAGGAAGAATCAAAATCAATTAGGTTCTCCATAGATTATAATGTCAATTAAGACAGTTCTTGAGGAGTTCTTTCTCAAAGTCTCTTCAGTATTCTGTATCAATCATACGTGGACACAGTTTTGATGGATAGGAATTGTCACTGGAGCTGAAGCTTGAAACTAAAATTTTAACAAAAGTACCAAACAGTTCATTGTAAGCAAGTACCAGTAATTCTGGGTGTGTTTACATTCTGAACCTGATACATAAGCATCAGGATACAGCATGCAAGGTTGAGGGAgattcttttaagaaaaagtgtttttttcccgACCAATTGTGCggattttattaatatttttattagtctTGCTTATAAAAATACTTAGTAGAATAGTGCCTGCAGTGCTTTGGATACTTTTAGTAAGACAAAGTGATGTagcatttttaaactgaagttcTCCATTTGGCTCCACTAACTTAATTTTGCAAGTTTTGAAATGGGTTTTGAAATCCTGTGTTTGTGGTTGTGTTGATCATCTCTGAAGGATCAGATAAAGACACACAGCAGGATGTACCTCCCAGGGTAGCTAAATTTTAATCTGCCATGCCCCATAATAAGCCATTCTTTGGCGGTGTGCCTCTTCCAAAGAGTGGAATAAGCCATGTAAGATACTCTGGTGTTGTGGCTGTCATACCTAATATTTAAGGAAATTTGATGACTGTTTCaattaagtttaaatttaattagggcattttttcttaaagaaggTTGAAATCCCATCTAACAATCACTTCAATTCAtaataaagtgaaaattaagTTACAGAAAACCCAATTATCATATTACAAGTTCTTTGAACAATAtcatgtttgggttttatttttaaaggggaAACTTGAATATAATTATAGTTTTGAAGGTGCTCTTCCTATGTCTTTATTATGGAAGCAATCTCTGTCCATACACCAAAAAAAGTTGTCTTCAACAGCTGCCTGTTGAAGGAATGCCTCCTTGTCTGTATTTGTGTGTTTGAAACTTTTTCTGTTTACCAACCAGAAAGAAGACAACTCTTGCCAAGATATATTGTTAACAAGAGAAATTTAGAATATCTGTGCCTTAGTGAAAATGTCAGTTCTTTATAATGGTCAAGGACCAAGTTTGGAAGCTGAATCCCAGATATGTTTAAAGAAGACATAGCCTATAGCTAATATACTCTGTAATTAGGCAAAATAGTAGTTTCTTAGTTTATCCTGTcggaagacagaaaaattttatttataattcattttccaaatgagaaatgtattttggaaatgagaaaaaaaaatcaaaaatatttaagtcttAGTTTTGAAGATGGTTTTTGCCGTCTGTAGACTCATGCACCCAAGCTGATCTGAGAAGGCAGCTGGAAGAATAGAATTGTGAAGTAGTTCCAAGCTCTGGACTGCAGGCAGGGAACCGTTTCTTATTAATGGAGAGATCTGAGGTTTTGatggtttttttgtggaaaaacatTGTTCTTGGTtatgtatgatttttttttcccttgctgatGATTTTGAATACTGAAAGTTGAAATCTAGTggttaaattttcattaataaaaatgccAACATAGTGTGAACAAGCTCACTTTTGTTCCCTCCCAGGGTATGGGAATGTGCTCTTTTGTTGGGGGGGATAGCTCAATTTCACCCACAATGTGCATTTCTGATTTAGAGCTTTCTTTGGCATCAGAGGACCAGAGTGGATTTTGGaggaaattttctttgttttccaaatgtgcTGGAGATGACTGCTTTAATGGATAAGAAGGTGAAAATACTGTCAAAATTTGGTGAATGATGGAAGTTGGAAATGAGATACAAGACATTAagaactgcagaggaaaaaatattatgttgCTGATTTTTCCTGCTAATTAATCAGGTTTTACAAGTACAGTTCAAGCAcgaaaaactgaaaattttaaattttttcatatGTAATGCATCCAAATTTTGTGCCAATTTTCTGCCACTACTTTAGAAGCAACAatagatgtgaaaaaaaaccaactatgTAGAATGCTTCCTCTATTTAGGCTGTAGCTGCTCActgcagtaaataaaaacatttatcaTTGGGGATGACTGTTGCTTGAATTAAACTTGTGATTCATTACAGAAGGGTAATTAcagttttttaattgttttggtttCTCATCTTTATGTAATTTACTCAGTCTAAAGATTAGGGATGATTTTTCTTTGGAGCTTTTTACTGTGCTGGCTGCTTTGCAACTTCTCACACTTGTGAGAATGATCTTTAAGTAAATTGAGGGGGTGTAATGTAACTTTGTTCTGCAGGGAATGTTTCTCCAGGATTATGTTAAACTgcctgtaaaaataaatcagttgaTGCATCAACTTCATGAGCCTGAATAGATTTTCATTTATCATGTCCTGATCTGTCTGAATAGGCTCTACCAGGGTgcttcaaaataataaaaaattaataaaaattaaaaataataaataataacaatgctaattaatatataaaataatcttaataataataataaataaataataaaaatgtaccTACTGTGGAGGTGAGGCAGGTAAGGGGCTCATTGTTCTTAAGGttcttttctgaaaggtttTCTACATGATTGATGTCCCAGGCCGAATACTTTACATGATCTGTCACTCTTGCTAGCATCCTTCTAGCTCGACTGGTGCTCACAGAGATACAGAGCAGAGCCATAAGTTCTGTCTTAGTAGTGTAAATATTATTTCCACTTAGAAAgaatattaaacattaaatgCAGTTAATTTGTTCAGCATAGCTGGACAAAGGGAAACATTTACTTGGCATTCCTTAGGCTTGTAACTCACTGTTTCAGGTCCACAAtcaacaagaaaggaaaatatatgcTGTTTTTACATGGAATATATACATAGAgagttataaaaaaatatataatttaaaagatCACCTCTCAGTGTCTCTGTATCCCACTGATATTTTTCCATAGGTATTGAAATACTTATCCACATCTGAACCTGCctaacaaacacaaaaatttgaTGGATGCAATAAATCTTTTGCTAGTTAACCAAGAAATTTCCTGATTTGAGAAAGGATTTATTTGAGGATCTGCACAGCCTTGGCTTTGTGCTCTTGTGTCAAGGGAGATGCTTGGAAATGGAGTGGCAAAAGAGACTAATGGCAGCTGTTACTTGAGACAAGATAGTCTTTTCATGTCTAAAAGGGTGTCAGGCCCTGCCATATTACAACAGCAGATAAAAGGAAACTGCAGTTGGAATATTACTGGGAGTTGTTGTAAACCCAAGTGCTACTGACAAAACCGTAAAGTCGGTGCAAGATTTAGCgctttttccttcaggaaacaaaacactttaactgtttcaagaaaacaaaattaccaTGGGTGACAGAACCACTCTTGCACAGTTCTCCTGCTCATGTATCCTGTGTTATAGCTACCATCAGTACTATGCTGGTTTTATATCCattatatatctgtatatatatatccatatatatacTTCATCAgtactgaatttaatttaatttaagattAATCACATAAGAAAGTTTAAAAGTTCTTTAAGCCCAAGCCTTGTCTCCACCCCTGCCCCAATTTCCTTTGACCAAGTTGTAGAGGTTTTGCTACTTCAGAGACAGCACAATGGGAGAAAGGGACATacctttgaaaattttgttcattaaaaacaGCCCTACTAAAAATCCTGATGgatatttaatttccattagCTGCCtgaataaaaatcaattaaggaaaagaagttaatcaggaatattttaaatgccaaCATAGTGTAGAAGTAGCTCTATGTTAGTATTTGTTCTTATAATATCttatttgaaaatgcaatttgCTCTGGTAGAGCACCTCTGCAGCCAAGCTTGAAGCCCAGCTAGTTGTCTCACTACATATTTTTCACAAAGGTTGGATCTGTGGTAAGTTTTGGGTGATCTTTGGCACACAGTGAAAGGAACTGTGAGTGTGGTCTGTTTTGGGTAATTTCATGGGCAGACTAGATGAACCCCTACATGCAGTCTTAGTCCTCCATCGCAGGGCCCCAGTGTTGCTCTGGCAGTGACACCACATAACAAAGGACAGACAAGATAGGCTCAGCCCTAGAAACAGTCCAAGTTTTATCTGCCTCAAAACCACGAAATCTGTGACCCCCTTTGATGCCGAATTCAGACTGTCTCAGTCCAACATGAATGCCACGTCCCAGAACAGATTTAGCCTTTAGGCCTCTCTGTCCCTCAGCCCACTGCAGTGTGTTGTAAACATTTTCTTGGAACCTTTTGCACTGGAGACTTAAATTCACTGCTTGATCTACAGCTGGGTGGGAAAGAGCCCTGAACTCGGTCTCAGAATACCCAAAACCTGGAGTTCAATGGAACAAAGGGCTTCAAGAGTGACAGCTGCATGCATACCTAATGTACAGATGCTTCGTAGGCCTTTATCTCCAGACAAATATGTTGCTAGCTTTTCTAATCATTGAATGGCTTCTTTACCAAATCAGACCTGCCAGTTGGAAATGTGCAATAGAGTCTGATTTCTGCTAAGTGTGCCATGCCTTCCTGATGGAAAGAAAtcagcagtggctctgctggcagTCTCTGGGCAGCCAGCTCACACGTGCTGCCCTAAGCTGTGATGTGGGCTGTCCTTGGCTGTCAGTCACATCAAAGAATACAGAGGGCACAGGAGGGGCACATGAGGATGTAAAGGCTCTGCTTGAGGAGTCATCAAAAATTGAGAAAGGTGATGCCAATATTACAGAGAAGTTTAGGAAATACAACGGAAGCAGGAAATAGTACAGTGGGGTGGCACAGGGCATATATGAATCCTGAATTCCCAAGCACTTGTGTTGCCAGATTTGGTATAACCTCCTGGGAAAGCCCAAGGCATGcaaatcagcagctctgcctttgtACAAACCCAGTCCAACTGTTGTCCTCCCTGTGTATGGCTCCTACAATTTTTAGCGAGGCATGCACAGCCCAGCATCTACTCCTGCTTCTCTATTACCACTTAACCTGAAAAATACAAGCTTTCACAGCATGGTTTCAGGTAGTGATTTGCGTTCTCTGTGTTCATTATTTAACATGAGATGTGTGGGATTTGTAGATGATCTTGCTATCAGTCAGGTCCAAGGGAAGGTGATGGTTTGTGTTCATGCATCTCCAAGCAGAAATACACCTTTATTCTGGCATCTACTGAAATGCCATCATCAAAGAGGATGTCACTTTGATTTCTAAAAATCCCTTTACTTCTTGCAGATTGCTTAGAATTTGCAAGAAAGATATTTGGGAAAAGTTGCAGCCTCAtgatttttgtttgtgatttctaaagaaatactgttttcagtTGATGGCATATTGTTGTTTTCCCCCACTATTACACTCAGTTGCTCACTACTATGGGTTTTAGTAAGGTAATGGTAAAAACTCACAGAATATGTTATTCTGCTGTTCTGtttaaagaatattattttgaGCAATACCAGAAGAAAACACTACAATAATCATATAGATAAAGGGTTCCAAGATATAATAATGAAAGCAAGCAGGATGAAGAGTGACATTTTCTACTTGGAGTTGGTGGTGGCTTTTTCAGCTTCAAAGGCCAAGTTTCTATTTCCCAAACAAACCTTTATCCAGAGCCTTCTAATCCAGCACCTTCCACATTGTTTTCTGGTTAGTGGCTTGCAAAGTGGGCTGAAAAATATCCTGTTATACAGAAATCTATTGATTTCTGTATAACAACCTagcatatttaataaaaaaaattttgaagacCACAAATTCTTTACTTGTTCTGTTTTCAACAGCTCACCTCTGAGGTCTTACGGAGACAACATTCCTCTCCAAACATTGATAAGCTGCAGAGTAGCTATGCAAAATGGACATGTATCTTTGGCAttgaaaatgtttgaatttttaCAGAGAACTGAGCAAATCCACCAATATTATATTCCTTACAATACTAGTTGTGTTGTCTTGCAAAAACTTCTTTGTGATAATACATTTACCTTGTAAGATACCAGTAATTTAAgtgtggtttttggtttttttctactATAAAACCAAACTGCTTGTGTTGGGAAGACAAAATTTATGGTTTCAGAAAAATTGCTATCAACAATCATTAGTGTTTTCCAATGGGAAAGTCCCACCAGACCTACCCAAGGACACCTGAAGAAGCTTGTGGAGCTCATggtccccagccagctcctcccAGACATTGCCTTGTCCAACCCAACCAAGAGCTGACAGCAGTCTATCCTCTTCCAAGTTCCAAATAAAGTCCACTTAACAAAACCTCTCTGTAGCTGCTCATTTAACAAAATACAGTGCTAGGATTTCCCCTTATAAATAAAGTACAATGCAATTGTGCGGGTTTATAACTCTTGCTCTTCTAGTCAATTAAGTTGATCAAATAGTCTATTACATCACTAAAACTATTAATAAAAAACTCCAAGGCATAGTACCTCTTAAGAAAGTAATTATGTTTGTAGAATGACAGCCAATAGTAAAGATGGGTACAGCATCTATCTGGAGAAAGCACGATTTAGGAAGTGCACATTAAAAAATTCCTCTAAATGTGATTCAAGGTAAGAAGCCAGTTGATAATTGCTATTATATCAATCACAGGAGCTCATAGTTTGGCAATGAAAAGGAGTGGCTTATTGTAAGTGCTCTTTTATTAATCTATTGTCACATATCTCACTTTAATAGCAACATTATGTGatcacatattttatttatggatCATTTGAAGAATCTGTTATGCAGATATTCGGATTAGTGGGCTATCAAACCATTAGCCAAATAAATCTAAAGGTAATAAAACTCACAGGAAGatagatgactttttttttcttgttcttttcagCTAATTCAGGCTAATTTGAGCCTTTCACAGAATGGTGATAATGAAGGATTTGTTCTCAGCAGAGTTATGGCAGGTGATTTGCATTTGAAAGTTTGACACATTTATAGGCCTTTGATCTTTTCCCCTCAGTGCTTGTGCCCCTGGCCAGACACCTACATGCACGTTTTACCAGGTGGAAGATCTAGGAGCAAAAGTAGCTCTGAGAGTCACCCTGAAAATGTACAcgagataaaaataattaaactatTTGTGtccagaaaagtattttgttgcTGAATTTGAGTGGCCTTTACATTAgactagaaataaaatacattgaGACTTCTTTTAttagggtttattttaaattaaatgaagtcctcaaggaaaattttaaagaatacaGTCTGATGGCCCACTAGCTATAAAGATTGGCTTCTTCTATAGTTTTGAATTTATTATCGAAAGAAACTTATTGCTGCAGAACACTTGAAAAATTTTGACATCAAGTGAGACAAAAAACTGTTGTAGCCATGGAGCCActcttttaaatattatttaaatttttgctttgctaaaaaaaaaaaaaaaaaaaaatccaaaaaattaACTCTCTGGGCAAGAGAGCTGTctttgggctggaagaggaagccctgaaaaaaaaatgtagggtGCTCCTGGCACCACGAGCATGTGTGAGCATAATCAAACACAGGATATATAGAAGATGTTCTTAGTATTTACTATCTACTTAGTATTTACTATCTACTTAGTATTTACTATCTACTTAGTATTTACTATCTACCCCCAATAAAAGTAGGAAGTCTAAGAATTCAGTATGAACCTAGCTGAGTATTTGAAACAGGAGTATTGTATCCgtcatgattttttaaaatttcacataaCTGGGTGATTCTTCTGCTGGATCATAATGATGAATTCCAGAGTGTGAGCCAGTGCCTCATTTCATTCTCATCTCAGATTTGATTCCTAAAGTAGTCTGAGTTCACTAATTAAAACTTCCCTGGATGAAATTCCTTCCTGTTCCATTAGCAAATGATATTTCTACAAATTGAGCTTTTCCTGTGAAAGAATCTAAGGCTTGGTAGGTTCC includes:
- the GEN1 gene encoding flap endonuclease GEN homolog 1 isoform X2 → MSSIKEKLGCDRESLIGLAVLLGCDYLPKGVPGVGKEQALKLIETLRGQNLLQRFEQWKEPFQYDNNPPLVVKRVTHCSECHHPGSYREHEHNGCKFCETVRCCKPNDSKHCCPCAWHRWEQVKQENAVEDSIRKKAKSCEGFPFSEVIQEFLVNKNKLINIKECRRPNLLSFQLFASEKMDWTKHYACKKLLALLTRYDMIQRKSGYIDSKQLQAIRIVKTRVKNGIPCFEIEWQKPEHYVDPEDEPVELFVVTVEEESLFQAAYPDVVSLYQVEKAEFLQKKQKKKKDRPEEKELPNAYDEVTNLLSQINLKPKYRILPVQHSMLDTKAPPENQTQQRSVGSKDVVLPSASCITTVHVSASAAALADLSVPSQCTKYSGISSSSSVPAGLQLSTTDGKGTSFSTSPAYGGDDGDPGAHLNTCIKHSHHLSHKTVRSSSECSDIAQPDLHSDSEDDLFSNDAMQQLQEWSLSERILKKAPIPSQPLSEDVVQLESLNCFKQTKETLNPDRNHVSSSCQLNNLVQESKKVLSENSASESSICIYQDVHKKTNILAEMVQKNPYIRSGSASLAFSGQTTETLHPGCEMLPASQKPAGATGCHIKEACTETTWKASFKKSVCQNRCSSEDSDDGHMDKIQVFEQQKRQLNPGQFKKCFTKKRSSVVTSKRTNSDSALTIKGNKNTTNLKKAVNSVSMPVSLKPSSLEEVNCSQSPEQPIERSGSDPTQQDKSAVLTYAWADSPLPLSERLKGRIKIN
- the GEN1 gene encoding flap endonuclease GEN homolog 1 isoform X1, giving the protein MGVTHLWQILEPVRQPVNLSSLRGKTLAVDLSLWVCEAQTVKKMVGVVTKPHLRNLFFRFSFFTSMGIKLVFVMEGEAPRLKADTMSKRNEMRYGPSKKSGAVRTGRSLFKAMLKECLELLECLGVPWVQAAGEAEAMCAYLNAKGLVDGCITNDGDVFLYGAQTVYRNFAMNAKDPHLDSYTMSSIKEKLGCDRESLIGLAVLLGCDYLPKGVPGVGKEQALKLIETLRGQNLLQRFEQWKEPFQYDNNPPLVVKRVTHCSECHHPGSYREHEHNGCKFCETVRCCKPNDSKHCCPCAWHRWEQVKQENAVEDSIRKKAKSCEGFPFSEVIQEFLVNKNKLINIKECRRPNLLSFQLFASEKMDWTKHYACKKLLALLTRYDMIQRKSGYIDSKQLQAIRIVKTRVKNGIPCFEIEWQKPEHYVDPEDEPVELFVVTVEEESLFQAAYPDVVSLYQVEKAEFLQKKQKKKKDRPEEKELPNAYDEVTNLLSQINLKPKYRILPVQHSMLDTKAPPENQTQQRSVGSKDVVLPSASCITTVHVSASAAALADLSVPSQCTKYSGISSSSSVPAGLQLSTTDGKGTSFSTSPAYGGDDGDPGAHLNTCIKHSHHLSHKTVRSSSECSDIAQPDLHSDSEDDLFSNDAMQQLQEWSLSERILKKAPIPSQPLSEDVVQLESLNCFKQTKETLNPDRNHVSSSCQLNNLVQESKKVLSENSASESSICIYQDVHKKTNILAEMVQKNPYIRSGSASLAFSGQTTETLHPGCEMLPASQKPAGATGCHIKEACTETTWKASFKKSVCQNRCSSEDSDDGHMDKIQVFEQQKRQLNPGQFKKCFTKKRSSVVTSKRTNSDSALTIKGNKNTTNLKKAVNSVSMPVSLKPSSLEEVNCSQSPEQPIERSGSDPTQQDKSAVLTYAWADSPLPLSERLKGRIKIN